A genomic window from Silene latifolia isolate original U9 population chromosome Y, ASM4854445v1, whole genome shotgun sequence includes:
- the LOC141631720 gene encoding uncharacterized protein LOC141631720, which produces MKGGSCMQWQMNNFRDAVDECGLRDLPYEGYEFTFDNGQEGDANRQCRLDRAMVNEEWSDKFPYAKLLHLDREWSDHAPIKVLFNGRGDSDGRPPKMFRFEQIWVGQDGCEDAVRRAWEEEDGELITLLHRCVSELQKWKGVSIGKEESFWRQRSIALWLRDGDRNTNLFHQKASQRKEKNHIAKLIDERGRVVSDRQGVAACAVRYFRGLFTSDRPENFDQLLIGIEGD; this is translated from the exons ATGAAAGGGGGCTCGTGTATGCAGTGGCAGATGAATAATTTCCGGGATGCGGTAGATGAGTGTGGTTTGAGGGATCTCCCATATGAGGGGTATGAGTTCACTTTTGATAATGGGCAAGAGGGAGATGCGAATAGACAATGTAGATTGGATCGGGCTATGGTTAATGAGGAATGGTCGGATAAGTTTCCTTATGCAAAACTTCTACACCTTGATAGGGAGTGGTCCGACCATGCACCTATTAAGGTTCTGTTCAATGGGCGCGGGGATTCGGATGGGAGGCCTCCTAAGATGTTTCGGTTTGAACAGATATGGGTGGGACAGGATGGATGTGAAGATGCCGTTAGAAGGGCTTGGGAGGAGGAGGATGGTGAGCTGATTACTTTGCTACATCGATGTGTAAGTGAGCTGCAAAAATGGAAGGGAGTGAGCATTGGGAAG GAAGAAAGCTTTTGGAGGCAAAGATCCATAGCCCTATGGCTTCGCGATGGCGATAGGAATACAAATCTTTTCCACCAAAAAGCGAGTCAGAGAAAGGAGAAGAATCACATTGCAAAACTTATTGATGAGAGGGGGCGAGTAGTGAGTGATAGACAAGGAGTGGCTGCGTGTGCTGTGCGCTATTTTCGGGGATTGTTTACTTCAGATCGACCGGAGAATTTCGATCAGCTGCTCATAGGTATTGAGGGGGACTGA